From the Candidatus Ancaeobacter aquaticus genome, the window AGGAAACGAGAAACGTTTCCAAGGATTGAGTCCCCGTAGGGGAAATTATCCCCCCTTCTTTACGATTTTGAAGGATTTATCCGCGAAAATCTAGGGGGGATTACATCGTATGAGAGCTAATTCTGTGCATCCTAAACATCAAGCCTGTTCACTACGTATTCATAAATAAAAGTAAGGAACTTACTCCTCTTCGATCTCTGCTAGCAATTCACCTACTTCAACGTCATCACCTTCTTCAAAATATATCTCAGTCAAAATACCTGATACAGTGGCAGGTACTTTATATGATTCACTGTCATCACCCGTTACCTCAGCAAGTATTTCACCTTTTTCAATAGGATCACCTTCTTCAAATGACCAATAGGCTATTGTTGCTCCTTCAATCTGTTCATCATAGTCTGGCAATACAACTTTAACCATAATCTTAATTCCTCCCGTTCACGTTAATAATATAATTGATACTATATTCAAATTAAAAACAAATTCAATAACTTTTTATATTTTATTTTTTTACTTGATCGGAATACTTCAGGAATGATTCTTCTGAACGATACGAACTCCTTACCAGCGGTCCTGAGTACACATGCGCAAAACCTATTTTTTTTGCTTCACGATAATAATATTCAAACATTTTAGGTTCAACATATTTTACTACTTCATGGCAGTTTTTTTCCGGTTGTAAGTATTGCCCTATAGTAACAATTTCAACCCCACTCTCTCTAAGTTTCCGAAGCGTGCCTGTTAGCTCTTCATCGCTTTCACCGAGACCGACCATTAACCCGGATTTTACATAGTATGAACGATCTTTTATTTCGGAGACATATCTTAATATTTCAAGCGAACGGCTGTATGAGGCGTTTTTTCTTAAAGATGGATATAACCGAGAAACCATTTCAATGTTATGACCAAAAACTTCGGGTTTCTCATTTAATACCGTCATAATAGATTCTGTATTTCCTAAAAAATCTGAAACAAGCACCTCAATGGTAACTTCATTGTTCTTATTCCGTATAGCCCTTATAATATTTCTCAGGTGCACCGCTCCGCCATCAGCAAGATCATCACGTGTAACCATGGTAAGCACCACATGTTTAAGTTTTAGTTCTTTTACGGCATGTGCCACGCGCTCAGGTTCTTCTATATCTACCTTTTGAGGGTTCCCTTTTGTCACACTACAAAAAAGACAATTTCGAGAACAAACGGTTCCGAGCACAAGAAATGTTGCGGTACCGCGTGAAAAACATTCCCACTTATTTGGACATCGGGCACTCACACATACGGTATTAATGTTACTTTTTTTAAGTAATTCATTGAGTGAAAAATAATGGTCTTTTTGTGGTAATGTTCTTTTAAGCCATGATGGAAATGATTTTCGTTCTGTATGTATAGACATAATAGAATAATTAACGCGCTTTCATATGTATGGATAAGCCTAAAGCGTTTTGAGCGGCTTCCCAATACCCTTCAGTAAGTGTTGGATGAGGATGTATTATCTTCGATAGTTCCTCAATTGTCATTTTCTTAGACACAAGAACTAATGCTTCACCAATAAGATCGGTTGCTTCTTCTCCGACAATGGTTACCCCGAGAATTATTTTTGACTCTTTATCATAAATAATTTTGTAGAAACCTTCCGTGGCTTCTATTGCTTGTGCTTTTCCAAGTAACGCAAAAGGACATCGTGCAATATCGTACGCTATTCCTTTTTCTTTTGCTTCTTTTTCATTAATTCCTACGGATGCTACTTGAGGATGAGTATATACACATCTCGGTATAGTAACTTCGTTACTTTCATTTTCGCCATCTTTATTCATGTTACATATACGGTCAATAACGGCAATACCTTGAGCATATGCCCCGTGTGCATACATTGATTTACCGTTTACATCACCAATTGCGTATATATGCGACTTATCCGTCTGATAAATATTGTTTACGGAAATAAATTTTGTATCTTTATAGGCAGAGCACACTTCATCGCACACTCCGACTCTTCCCGTTGACAAGAGCACTTTCTCAACATCAATTATATCTTCATTATGCGCGAATGATATTTTTACGCTATCTGCGCTCTTCAGAACGTCTTTAACAGCAATTTTCGTTATTATCTTTACCCCAAGTTTTTTTAATGAAGTTTCGAGTGTTTTTGCTGTTACCATGTCCTCATATGGGAGTATATGGTCACACATCTCTATAATCGTCACTTTAACGCCCATACAAGCGTAAATATAGGCAAATTCACACCCTATTGCCCCACCGCCAATAATTGCCAGAGATGCAGGTATTTTGTCGTTATTAAGAATACCTGTGCTCGAAAATATGGTTTTTTCATCTGTTTCAACACCAGGTATTTCAGAGGGTTTTGAACCTGTTGCAATAAGAATATATTTTGTAGTCAACGTTTCTTGATTACTGTCATAAGTGACGGAAACTTCATTATCACCGATAATTAAACCTAATCCATTCTTTATATCAACACCGGCACTTTTCACAACACCTTGAACATTATTAGATATTTTTGATACTAATAGATTCTTTGAACTTATTACTTCAGGATAGTTAATACCAATATTCTCTTTATTGGTTATAAATGGGTTATCTTTAGTTTTTCTCAATGTGGATGCGTGATTAATGAGGTATTTCGTGGGTATACATCCCCGATTTAGGCATGTTCCACCTAGTGCGTCTTTTTCTATGAGCACTGTTTTCAGTCCATTTTTTCCTGCATGGATAGCTGCAGCATATCCTGCCGGACCACCGCCAATAATAGCTATATCATAGTCATACATATGTCTTCACCTCACTCTTTTTAGTCTATGTATTTACGCATTTTTTGCAAGAAAATAAATATAAAAAAATGGAGCTAGACACATGCATATCTAGCTCCATTAGTACAATGCAACAATCAGAATTAATTAGATCTTTCAACGCCTTCAGATTCAGTATATGTCTCAGATAATGGCTGCGCTCGTGTATATCCTGTAGGTGTATTAAGATTCTTTGACACTTGAGCCATATTTTCACTTTCGTATTTTTCTATGAGTATCCCAACGATCAATACGCCTATCCACTCTTTTACCGTCTCAGGATATTTACTCAGTAGTATTTCTGCAATTAAAGTGTTTTCCTCTTTAGTAAACAGTTGACCTTTAAACAATTTCTCCCGCATAAGATCTGATGCTTCAACACCGACCAACCCGCGCGCTTCATGATAATCAATAGCTCCAATAACTATGGATGAGATTTTATCAGTGTTCCTCACCGGTGACATTAATATTTTATCTACGAATATTTGCTGTGTTGACTTATCAAGCTCTCTGGCAGCACTTTCTACAAACTGACTGTCTCTTGCCAATTGTTCTTTTACTGCTTTAAGATCATCTGTTCTAATTACATCAATCAGTTTATCGTTAACCACAGTAAGAGCCAATATTTTATTTAAGTAATTCTTCAAATCATTGAGTTGTTTAGCGTTGACTATAGGTTTATTACTCTTCTTTAGATAATTCATTTCAGCGTAGATATTAAGAGCGTCCTGTATAGCACCTACTTCATCAAGCCTTAGTATCGTTACGCGGTTTGCAATCAACCCTTTAAGATACTTTGCACTCTCATCATTATTTTCGGCTAATACTGCCAGAGCATCTCTGGTTATAGCATTCTTTGGCATATTCGGCATCATATCAAATATCAGTGACTGCACGAACTGCAGGGCCCTTGGTGATTTACCAATTGCTACTGCTGCTTCATCAAGTGATGCACCTTTACTCATCATATCCCTTATTATAATGGATAACAGTACACGTGCCTCCTGATCATTGAGAACATCTTTGAGAACATCTTTTTCAGACAATAATTGTACTGCTCGTTTAATCAGCATATCACGATTAATATCTTTAGGAACTTCCACAACAGGTTTTGGTATGGTTATCGGAACAACCTCTTCCACTACAGGTTCTATAACTTTCGGAGGGACAATAGTCGCAATTTTATTAAATAAATCACTAATGACCGTACCGATAGGCTGGATCATCTTGAGAAAGAAAATAATCGCACCGCCGAAATAATATGGATTAAAGATCTGCGCGCCTTCTGCGGTCAAAGTCAGCGTACTTGCATGCCCAACAGTCGGCATTGCAAATAACGCCCCTACTATAAGAATTAATATATAAATTCCACGTTTTGTCCTTGGACTAATTGCATCCCATCCAGCCCAGATCCCGCTGGCGGCTAACAACGTTAGAGTATATGTCCCTTTTAGTACGAACCAAACAGCAGACCCGACAAATACCGGTATAGAGATCGCCATAGCCGCAGCCTTAACGATTAAAGAAACAGTATAATTAACCGATTTAGCTTCAATAACAGCTCTAAATGTATCTATTCCTCCATGCCATACCTTAGCAATATTTCTTGAGAGGATATTCATTTTCTCTAATGCACGTGCGCGTCTTCTTACCCTGAGGTCTTTTACTCTAATAACTTCTTTTTCCTGTGCCAGCTCGATTATCTGCTTTTGATTCTCAAGCTTTTTCAAATAGAGTTTTATACCCCGCGAAGTTCCCAGTATTACGCGTCGAGTATATTTATGGAACACTTTTCTCTTATCAGGGGTCATCTTGCGTACCGTGTATGATATCTCACCCGGACCGATTATCACACCGGTTTCAGCATCATGTTGCGGTATGTGGTTAAAGTTAAATGTCAAACCGGTTATCCCTAAGGGATATTCGTAATTCGCTTCTTCTTGCTGGTTATAGGTGCCATTTTGAATCATAGCAACCAGTCTTTCGATTTCTCCTCTTATCACTTCCATATCTGCCGGCTTGAATCCGGCATTACCCATCATAGTTACATCTTCTTCTTCGACATATTCTTCAGCTTCTTCTTTAAATCTCCTTAACCCTAAAAAGAGCGGTAATAAAAGAAAAATACCATCATAAAGCGGCTCGTCAAAATCAACGCCCGGATTATTCTTTTTAATAATATCGCCCCTTGTACTATTTCCAAACACCTTATCCGAAATTGACTCTAATGTATCGTCTTTCTGTGTTTCATAGCTAACCATTTTATGATCAGGCAATTTTTCAAAATCAAATACATTGAATCCGCTTTCAGCCTCAAGTGAATTTATTGATGTAGTAAGATGTATAAGGCTTGGATCAATGTCAAGCCCGTCAAAATTCAATTTTATGCCGGTCGCCATAGGCAGTCCGTATTGTCCCGAATAAGATCTGCTTTCGGTCATTGCTTCAAGTATTTCATACTGATATTCATCTATCTTTTGAACAAGCTCTACAGCCATTTTCTGTAATTTTCTTGCTTCTTCACTCTTACCTTCAGCATGCAGCACGCTAGCCTCTGTATGAAGGATCTGAACCGCTTTCTTCAATCCGAGTATATAGTGGGTCGTATCTTCAAAATTAACCACTTGTTTACCATCCCAATACGAGGCAACTTCAAATTCTGCAAGGACACCTTTTATCTTCACATAATCGGCCTTGTTGTATTTTCCCCAATACTTCACTTCCTTGACATGATCGGTTCCGATTTTTGTCATCATAGAATAGATCAATTGGGCATTAAATGTTTTAGGATCCTTTTTAGCTAGATCTTCAAAGAGCCCTGACAAAAGCGCCCATGAATGCACATCAAGTGCTCTTCGGGTATCAACGGTACCGTCTTCAAAAACCCTTTTACCGTCTACCATCTTTGACGTGAGGTTATTTACACCGCGGTTAAACATTCCGTCTTTTTTATTGTAAATAACATCTGCAAACCAACTCAGGTTGATACGCAATGCAGCCTCTATCTTTTGCGCTTGATCACTAAGTTTTTTCTTCTGAACAGGATCAGCTTCTTTATCGGCCAATTCCTTAAAATATGACCCCCACAGCTTCAATGATTTACGGGCATCTATATTCTGTTCTGCAGACTGTATATTGTTTTCTTTGCCGTCACGGACAAAAGTATTCGCAAACCCACCGTTTGTCGCCTGCCTTTCAAGTATTGATGAAACAAGCTCTTCAGCCATACCTACATATGCCGTGTCCTTTTCATGCACCGTATAACGATACAAACTCATCAGGTACCATGCATTATTACCGATCTCAACATCGCTTGCAACGATACGGCCATTGGAGTCAAAACCGTTCGGGATCAATCCTTTGAATTCACCCTGTTCTTTTTGCGTTTCGATAATTTCATTAATCTGATCAAAGGTCAACTTAGCGTCTTTATAATCACCTTTTGACATCTGGTACAATGTCGCACGGGCCTGAGTATAAAGATCCGCGTAGAACGTTTTCTCTGCCGTCGTCCATAATCCATTCACCATCCGCATATTAAGTATCAAGTTATCTCGTTCAGTGTGAAGTGCCGGATGCGGTTCCTTGAAATCAAAAATGTCTTTTCCAACAAGATGCTCTTTTATTTCCACTATTTTACCGGGTATTTCTTTCAATTTCCTTAAAAATAATTCTTTTTTGCCTTCAGTAGGATCGCCAATATCTTGGTCCCTTATAACACCGAATTTAATATAACTGCTTAGCGCATTTGGATCAAGATGTGCTAATACAGCTGCGATAAGATCCTCGTTTGATTTAACAGTGTCAGCCCATGCCTTAAGTGTTATTAATCGTCTTTTATGCGGAAATGCTTCTTTTCGTGCTTCTAATAACTTCTGATATTGTTGTGTTGCCTTTCGGTAGAGCGGCACGATTCTTTCATTAAACGCTTTTATGAACCATCGTT encodes:
- a CDS encoding biotin/lipoyl-containing protein produces the protein MVKVVLPDYDEQIEGATIAYWSFEEGDPIEKGEILAEVTGDDSESYKVPATVSGILTEIYFEEGDDVEVGELLAEIEEE
- the lipA gene encoding lipoyl synthase codes for the protein MSIHTERKSFPSWLKRTLPQKDHYFSLNELLKKSNINTVCVSARCPNKWECFSRGTATFLVLGTVCSRNCLFCSVTKGNPQKVDIEEPERVAHAVKELKLKHVVLTMVTRDDLADGGAVHLRNIIRAIRNKNNEVTIEVLVSDFLGNTESIMTVLNEKPEVFGHNIEMVSRLYPSLRKNASYSRSLEILRYVSEIKDRSYYVKSGLMVGLGESDEELTGTLRKLRESGVEIVTIGQYLQPEKNCHEVVKYVEPKMFEYYYREAKKIGFAHVYSGPLVRSSYRSEESFLKYSDQVKK
- the lpdA gene encoding dihydrolipoyl dehydrogenase, coding for MYDYDIAIIGGGPAGYAAAIHAGKNGLKTVLIEKDALGGTCLNRGCIPTKYLINHASTLRKTKDNPFITNKENIGINYPEVISSKNLLVSKISNNVQGVVKSAGVDIKNGLGLIIGDNEVSVTYDSNQETLTTKYILIATGSKPSEIPGVETDEKTIFSSTGILNNDKIPASLAIIGGGAIGCEFAYIYACMGVKVTIIEMCDHILPYEDMVTAKTLETSLKKLGVKIITKIAVKDVLKSADSVKISFAHNEDIIDVEKVLLSTGRVGVCDEVCSAYKDTKFISVNNIYQTDKSHIYAIGDVNGKSMYAHGAYAQGIAVIDRICNMNKDGENESNEVTIPRCVYTHPQVASVGINEKEAKEKGIAYDIARCPFALLGKAQAIEATEGFYKIIYDKESKIILGVTIVGEEATDLIGEALVLVSKKMTIEELSKIIHPHPTLTEGYWEAAQNALGLSIHMKAR